The following proteins are co-located in the Silene latifolia isolate original U9 population chromosome 1, ASM4854445v1, whole genome shotgun sequence genome:
- the LOC141651660 gene encoding uncharacterized protein LOC141651660, with protein MYGVVRRFKLLKPMLKQLNRTHFSDVENQSDMAQTKLNHIQQLLVHSPGDEDLIKQEYEAHKHFLFLYEAKMKFLQQKAKAYWRTEGDFNSSYFHGLIKARRSKNSIYQIKDHKDKLHTDEDGIQMAFLEYYKMLLGSKNQILKVKKPVVQKGKVCIETHCQKLLSPINHQEIKEVIFSIPYDKASGPDGLTLVLPDIISQNQGGFIHGRIIMENILICRDLIRMYEKRVVAPRCMIKMDLQKAYDTIE; from the exons ATGTATGGGGTGGTCAGGAGATTTAAACTGCTGAAGCCTATGCTTAAGCAGCTCAATAGGACTCATTTTAGTGATGTGGAGAATCAATCAGATATGGCTCAGACTAAGCTGAATCACATTCAACAGCTACTAGTTCACTCTCCAGGGGATGAGGATCTGATTAAGCAGGAATATGAAGCTCATAaacatttccttttcttatatgAAGCTAAGATGAAATTTTTACAGCAGAAAGCAAAAGCCTACTGGAGGACTGAAGGAGACTTTAATTCTTCTTATTTCCATGGTCTCATCAAGGCTAGAAGAAGTAAAAACTCTATTTATCAAATTAAAGATCATAAGGATAAGCTTCATACTGATGAAGATGGTATTCAGATGGCTTTCCTGGAATATTACAAAATGCTCTTGGGGTCCAAAAATCAGATTCTTAAAGTTAAAAAACCAGTGGTTCAAAAAGGTAAGGTGTGTATTGAGACTCATTGTCAGAAGCTCTTAAGTCCTATTAATCATCAGGAGATTAAAGAGGTAATATTCAGTATTCCTTATGATAAGGCTTCAGGCCCTGATGG GCTAACCCTTGTTCTACCTGATATCATTTCTCAAAATCAAGGAGGCTTTATTCATGGGAGAATCATTATGGAAAATATTCTAATATGCCGGGATCTTATTAGAATGTATGAGAAACGGGTTGTGGCTCCTAGATGCATGATCAAGATGGATCTCCAAAAAGCATATGACACTATAGAATAG